The following coding sequences are from one Paraburkholderia phytofirmans PsJN window:
- a CDS encoding replication initiator protein A, with translation MIDVTPKDDLASMEIPLYSLSKHSDTEQRVYQRGNRTVRVIPSGVGAATVFDKDLILYVASQLVERLNRNLPVSRTVQVESFDFLKATSRDTSRSGYESIFNMLRRLRGTTIETNIPTGGKIQTDGFSIITDYSVITGKKSYNKKKDEHILRVLSFTVTLSDWLYNGLLELEVLTLNRQYFQLGKAIERKLYEVGRKHCGTEKAVWAVGIDLLMEKIGFRRDRANFRAELREIIRADSLPDYRIALDHSKRPDMVVFCTRNAALLSKYIRNEGCYDWFNALESKDTLAAA, from the coding sequence ATGATCGACGTCACGCCCAAAGACGATCTTGCGTCGATGGAGATTCCGCTGTACAGCCTCTCGAAGCATTCGGATACGGAGCAGCGCGTCTACCAGCGCGGCAACCGTACCGTGCGCGTCATTCCGTCCGGCGTAGGGGCCGCAACGGTGTTCGACAAAGACCTCATCCTGTACGTTGCCTCGCAGCTCGTGGAACGGCTCAACCGCAACTTGCCAGTGTCGCGCACAGTCCAGGTCGAATCGTTCGATTTCTTGAAGGCGACGAGCCGCGACACGAGCAGAAGTGGTTACGAAAGCATTTTCAACATGCTTCGTCGGCTTCGCGGTACGACTATCGAAACGAACATCCCGACCGGCGGCAAAATCCAGACGGACGGCTTTTCGATCATCACCGACTACTCTGTGATTACTGGCAAGAAGAGCTACAACAAGAAAAAGGACGAGCATATCTTGCGCGTTCTTTCCTTCACCGTGACGCTCTCGGACTGGCTCTACAACGGTCTTCTCGAACTGGAAGTGCTTACGCTGAACCGGCAATACTTCCAGCTCGGCAAGGCCATCGAGCGCAAGCTATATGAAGTGGGCCGCAAACACTGCGGAACCGAAAAGGCGGTATGGGCCGTGGGCATCGACTTACTGATGGAGAAGATCGGCTTTAGACGCGACCGTGCCAACTTCCGCGCCGAGTTGCGCGAGATCATCCGGGCCGACTCCCTGCCCGACTATCGCATCGCGCTCGATCACAGTAAGCGTCCCGATATGGTCGTTTTCTGTACGCGCAACGCGGCACTGCTATCGAAGTACATCCGAAACGAAGGCTGCTACGACTGGTTCAACGCTCTCGAAAGCAAAGACACCCTCGCCGCAGCCTGA
- a CDS encoding zinc metalloproteinase Mpr protein: protein MIVSQPTIAMSAELQAAFDHFNAELFEARLPPTLITLQRHRLTPGFYTPDGWVNHRDGQERADEIALNPRYFAVQTLNESMKALVLQMTFVWQRHYGKPGRRRYANKEYGEKLVSIGLQPSHNGKPGGRTVGEKIDAFVIEGGLFERGCAKLLTKDFTLSWLDRFPVTLKQLAKTLHQLPEETRTALDADELAALDIQIAEGERPTASQVRYHCPVCFRKVWGKKGLEGELAHVPCQQVLVIGDIPDDKET from the coding sequence ATGATCGTCAGCCAACCCACCATCGCCATGTCGGCCGAACTTCAGGCTGCGTTCGATCACTTCAACGCCGAACTGTTCGAAGCGCGTCTGCCGCCGACGCTTATTACCCTCCAACGACATCGACTGACGCCAGGGTTTTATACCCCGGACGGCTGGGTGAACCACCGCGACGGGCAGGAACGAGCTGACGAGATTGCGCTGAACCCGCGCTACTTCGCGGTCCAGACACTGAACGAGAGCATGAAGGCGCTCGTGTTGCAGATGACCTTTGTCTGGCAACGCCACTACGGTAAGCCCGGCCGGCGTCGCTATGCGAACAAGGAGTACGGCGAGAAACTGGTTTCCATCGGCCTTCAGCCGAGCCACAACGGTAAGCCTGGCGGCCGGACGGTCGGAGAGAAAATCGACGCCTTCGTGATTGAGGGCGGCCTGTTCGAGCGAGGGTGCGCAAAGCTCCTGACCAAAGATTTCACTCTGTCGTGGCTCGACCGCTTTCCCGTCACGCTGAAGCAGCTCGCGAAGACTCTGCACCAGTTGCCCGAAGAAACCCGCACTGCGCTTGATGCAGATGAGCTTGCTGCGCTGGACATCCAGATCGCTGAAGGAGAGCGGCCTACCGCGAGCCAGGTGCGATACCACTGTCCAGTGTGCTTCCGCAAGGTGTGGGGAAAGAAGGGTCTCGAAGGCGAGCTGGCCCATGTGCCATGCCAGCAAGTCCTTGTGATCGGCGACATACCTGACGACAAAGAAACCTGA